From the genome of Cedecea lapagei, one region includes:
- the ackA gene encoding acetate kinase, which yields MSSKLVLVLNCGSSSLKFAIIDAVNGEEYLSGLAECFHLPEARIKWKLDGAKQEAALGAGAAHSEALNFIVNKILAEKPELSAQLTAIGHRIVHGGEKYTSSVVIDDSVIQGIKDSASFAPLHNPAHLIGIAEALKSFPALADKNVAVFDTAFHQTMPEESFLYALPYKLYKEHGVRRYGAHGTSHFYVTQEAAKMLNKPVDELNIITCHLGNGGSVSAIRNGKCVDTSMGLTPLEGLVMGTRSGDIDPAIIFHLHDALGMSVEEINKMLTKESGLLGLTEVTSDCRYVEDNYATKEDAKRAMDVYCHRLAKYIGSYTALMDGRLDAVVFTGGIGENAAMVRELSLGKLGVLGFDVDHERNLAARFGKSGFINKEGTRPAVVITTNEELVIAQDASRLTA from the coding sequence ATGTCGAGTAAGCTAGTACTGGTTCTGAACTGCGGTAGCTCATCACTGAAATTCGCAATTATCGATGCTGTAAACGGTGAAGAGTACCTTTCTGGTTTAGCAGAGTGTTTCCACCTTCCTGAAGCCCGCATCAAATGGAAGCTGGACGGCGCTAAACAAGAAGCGGCTCTGGGTGCAGGTGCCGCTCACAGCGAAGCTCTTAACTTCATCGTTAATAAGATTCTGGCAGAAAAACCAGAATTGTCTGCTCAGCTGACCGCAATCGGTCACCGTATCGTACACGGCGGTGAAAAATACACCAGCTCCGTGGTTATCGATGATTCCGTGATTCAGGGTATCAAAGATTCTGCCTCTTTTGCACCGCTGCATAACCCGGCCCACCTGATCGGTATCGCTGAAGCCCTGAAATCCTTCCCTGCGCTGGCTGATAAAAACGTTGCTGTGTTCGACACCGCGTTCCATCAGACCATGCCGGAAGAGTCTTTCCTCTATGCTCTGCCGTACAAACTGTACAAAGAGCACGGCGTTCGTCGCTACGGCGCACACGGCACCAGCCACTTCTATGTGACTCAGGAAGCCGCAAAAATGCTGAACAAGCCGGTTGATGAGCTGAACATCATCACCTGCCACCTGGGCAACGGCGGTTCCGTTTCTGCTATCCGTAACGGCAAATGCGTTGATACCTCCATGGGTCTGACCCCGCTGGAAGGCCTGGTGATGGGTACCCGCTCCGGCGACATCGACCCGGCTATCATCTTCCACCTGCACGATGCCCTGGGCATGAGCGTGGAAGAGATCAACAAAATGCTGACCAAAGAGTCTGGCCTGCTGGGTCTGACCGAAGTGACCAGCGACTGCCGCTACGTTGAAGACAACTACGCGACAAAAGAAGACGCTAAACGTGCAATGGACGTCTACTGCCATCGCCTGGCGAAATACATCGGCTCCTACACCGCACTGATGGACGGCCGTCTGGACGCAGTGGTCTTCACCGGCGGTATCGGTGAGAACGCCGCGATGGTTCGTGAACTGTCGCTGGGCAAACTGGGCGTGCTGGGCTTTGACGTTGATCACGAGCGCAACCTGGCTGCCCGCTTCGGCAAATCTGGCTTCATCAACAAGGAAGGCACCCGCCCGGCGGTGGTTATCACCACCAACGAAGAGCTGGTCATCGCTCAGGATGCATCCCGCCTGACCGCCTGA